The following coding sequences lie in one Seriola aureovittata isolate HTS-2021-v1 ecotype China chromosome 5, ASM2101889v1, whole genome shotgun sequence genomic window:
- the ido1 gene encoding indoleamine 2,3-dioxygenase 1 isoform X1 gives MAAVETDSKAPFSLDSYHVSEELGFILPEPLKDLPPYYKPWMDIALRVPELVQSHELRSHINQMPMLSSKFLQKHRELRLAHLALSAMTMGYVWQEGENDTVETLPCNLAVPFWEVSQRLGLPPIFTHADGVLANWRKRDPEGPFDMENLELLVSLPGGDSVRGFFMVTLLVELAAVPALRSIPTVVNGVGCGDTEAVARALENISQSMEDMTDALKLMQVHVEPAVFYGIMRIYLSGWKDNPSMPKGLVYEGVQTEAMEYSGGSAAQSSLLHCFDELLGVKHEEKSGAFLTRMRNYMPPAHKQLIQDISLQPSLRSFVQQQADERLSQAFQLCVTRLLTLRSYHINVVSRFITVPAARARQLRDQSRDLEEEMISRAPTALEERGTGGSGIMTFLKTVRDQTKDAFLPETS, from the exons ATGGCTGCGGTTGAAACTGACTCCAAAGCTCCTTTCTCTCTGGACTCCTACCATGTCTCTGAGGAGCTCGGCTTCATTCTCCCTGAGCCTCTG AAAGACCTTCCACCATACTACAAGCCATGGATGGATATTGCCCTGAGAGTTCCAGAGCTTGTGCAGTCTCATGAGCTGCGCTCCCATATTAACCAG ATGCCGATGCTGAGCAGCAAGTTTCTGCAGAAACACCGTGAGTTACGGCTGGCCCACCTGGCCCTCAGCGCGATGACCATGGGTTATGTTTGGCAGGAGGGCGAGAATGACACAGTTGAG ACGCTGCCATGTAACCTGGCTGTTCCATTCTGGGAGGTGTCACAGCGTTTAGGACTTCCCCCAATCTTCACCCATGCTGATGGAGTGTTGGCTAACTGGAGGAAGAGGGACCCTGAGGG GCCTTTTGACATGGA GAACCTGGAGCTCCTGGTCAGCCTCCCAGGAGGAGACAGTGTGCGGGGTTTCTTCATGGTCACTCTGCTGGTGGAGCTGGCAGCAGTTCCTGCACTGAGG AGCATTCCTACTGTGGTCAATGGTGTCGGGTGTGGTGACACTGAGGCTGTGGCCAGGGCTCTGGAGAACATCAGCCAGTCTATGGAAGACATGACAGATGCACTCAAATTGATGCAAG TGCACGTGGAGCCTGCAGTCTTCTATGGCATCATGAGGATCTACCTGTCTGG GTGGAAAGACAACCCCAGTATGCCAAAGGGTTTGGTTTATGAAGGGGTCCAGACAGAAGCGATGGAGTACTCAGGAGGGAGCGCTGCACAGAGCAGCCTGCTGCACTGCTTTGATGAACTTCTCGGAgtcaaacatgaagaaaaaagtg GTGCCTTTCTTACCCGCATGAGGAACTACATGCCACCTGCTCACAAGCAGCTGATCCAGGACATCTCGTTGCAACCCTCCCTGAGGAGTTTTGTCCAGCAGCAGGCCGACGAGCGGTTAAGCCAGGCTTTTCAACTCTGTGTCACAAGACTGTTGACTTTGCGCAGCTACCACATCAACGTCGTCAGCCGCTTCATCACTGTACCTGCTGCCCGCGCACGACAACTCCGTGACCAGAGCCGGGACCTCGAGGAGGAGATGATCAGCAGAGCACCCACTGCACTGGAGGAGAGGGGCACCGGTGGCTCTGGTATCATGACCTTCCTAAAAACTGTGAGGGACCAAACAAAAGACGCCTTCCTGCCTGAGACGAGTTAA
- the ido1 gene encoding indoleamine 2,3-dioxygenase 1 isoform X2, with protein sequence MDIALRVPELVQSHELRSHINQMPMLSSKFLQKHRELRLAHLALSAMTMGYVWQEGENDTVETLPCNLAVPFWEVSQRLGLPPIFTHADGVLANWRKRDPEGPFDMENLELLVSLPGGDSVRGFFMVTLLVELAAVPALRSIPTVVNGVGCGDTEAVARALENISQSMEDMTDALKLMQVHVEPAVFYGIMRIYLSGWKDNPSMPKGLVYEGVQTEAMEYSGGSAAQSSLLHCFDELLGVKHEEKSGAFLTRMRNYMPPAHKQLIQDISLQPSLRSFVQQQADERLSQAFQLCVTRLLTLRSYHINVVSRFITVPAARARQLRDQSRDLEEEMISRAPTALEERGTGGSGIMTFLKTVRDQTKDAFLPETS encoded by the exons ATGGATATTGCCCTGAGAGTTCCAGAGCTTGTGCAGTCTCATGAGCTGCGCTCCCATATTAACCAG ATGCCGATGCTGAGCAGCAAGTTTCTGCAGAAACACCGTGAGTTACGGCTGGCCCACCTGGCCCTCAGCGCGATGACCATGGGTTATGTTTGGCAGGAGGGCGAGAATGACACAGTTGAG ACGCTGCCATGTAACCTGGCTGTTCCATTCTGGGAGGTGTCACAGCGTTTAGGACTTCCCCCAATCTTCACCCATGCTGATGGAGTGTTGGCTAACTGGAGGAAGAGGGACCCTGAGGG GCCTTTTGACATGGA GAACCTGGAGCTCCTGGTCAGCCTCCCAGGAGGAGACAGTGTGCGGGGTTTCTTCATGGTCACTCTGCTGGTGGAGCTGGCAGCAGTTCCTGCACTGAGG AGCATTCCTACTGTGGTCAATGGTGTCGGGTGTGGTGACACTGAGGCTGTGGCCAGGGCTCTGGAGAACATCAGCCAGTCTATGGAAGACATGACAGATGCACTCAAATTGATGCAAG TGCACGTGGAGCCTGCAGTCTTCTATGGCATCATGAGGATCTACCTGTCTGG GTGGAAAGACAACCCCAGTATGCCAAAGGGTTTGGTTTATGAAGGGGTCCAGACAGAAGCGATGGAGTACTCAGGAGGGAGCGCTGCACAGAGCAGCCTGCTGCACTGCTTTGATGAACTTCTCGGAgtcaaacatgaagaaaaaagtg GTGCCTTTCTTACCCGCATGAGGAACTACATGCCACCTGCTCACAAGCAGCTGATCCAGGACATCTCGTTGCAACCCTCCCTGAGGAGTTTTGTCCAGCAGCAGGCCGACGAGCGGTTAAGCCAGGCTTTTCAACTCTGTGTCACAAGACTGTTGACTTTGCGCAGCTACCACATCAACGTCGTCAGCCGCTTCATCACTGTACCTGCTGCCCGCGCACGACAACTCCGTGACCAGAGCCGGGACCTCGAGGAGGAGATGATCAGCAGAGCACCCACTGCACTGGAGGAGAGGGGCACCGGTGGCTCTGGTATCATGACCTTCCTAAAAACTGTGAGGGACCAAACAAAAGACGCCTTCCTGCCTGAGACGAGTTAA